A window of Eucalyptus grandis isolate ANBG69807.140 chromosome 4, ASM1654582v1, whole genome shotgun sequence genomic DNA:
ATTAAAAGACATAATCATACCGGTtgatttctatattttttatatctttcttCCAAAACACGGACAGGCAGCAACCCAGAAACAtcaattatttctttcattCGCAGTAAACCCTCAATATTAAATTCCTGTGATTATTTAACCAATATTTCACATACCATGACAGTCATATATTCGATTAATATTATTTAAGACGAGGATTTCTTTTGTATTACCGAGACAGTATTGTCATGCGAAATGACATGACAAGCTTTATAAATTGatgttaaatataatttatcgATTTAAACGATCACTCAAAGTCTACCATATCATTTTATATAACAATTTTGTATTATTTcactattattttctttctctctacaAATACCTGCAATAGCTTCCACTATACTCATTATACAACCTTACGAAAAACAATAAAGGAAACCCCTCCCTTGATAACAGTTTCCGGGTAGGGTTTTCAGACAATCCACATTAAACCCACCATTAATGCAACAAGCTGTCTGTACATGAATTTTAAGGAAGTAGAATGAATTGCATAAGAACCTAAATATACACATTTCCGATTTTGAATCCTAAGTTGTCCACATCATTGCCCTGAATGATAATCTACAAAGAAACTGAACAGACATCGAGAAAAtggagatgaagaaaaagaagaaaaaaggaaaatgatcctttcctttttcttttttgactttttccttccccccttttttttttttttggatatttttgtgtGCAAGGTAATGATAATGAAATCCCCAGAAGTGATTTCTCATGACTCCAAAAAGCCGGTCATTCGAAGAATTGAATTCCGCACTTCACTCAAATTTCTGCCCTTAAGCGTCCTCCCATGGCTAAAGCGCACTGAAGACACCATCCTCGCAGCCACGCGCCGCTCGACAATCAAGTGTGGCGGCACAACCTCCCCTTCATCGTCCCCCTCTTCGAATGCGTAATGAAATTCAGGGGACTGGATAAAAGTTTCCGGGATATCGACCGGCGGAGAGTTTgtcattttattcttcttttccgaTTCGCCACGCTTCCTTGAGTTGTCCTGAATCAGCACTACCGTTGTATTGCAGAAACTGTAGTCATCATGCTCATCCTCGTCGCTGCTCCGATCCAGGGTTGCTTGATCTTGATCGGTGAAAACTATGTCGGATTcttgaaattcaaaatccatGGTGATTGAGGAGGGATAGCTGGGAATTGCGATGATATGAACAACGTACAGAGATGGGAGTTTTGAGAGGATGTATTAGCGGTGAAGGGTGGGAATGGGAGGGATTTataggt
This region includes:
- the LOC120292987 gene encoding uncharacterized protein LOC120292987 yields the protein MDFEFQESDIVFTDQDQATLDRSSDEDEHDDYSFCNTTVVLIQDNSRKRGESEKKNKMTNSPPVDIPETFIQSPEFHYAFEEGDDEGEVVPPHLIVERRVAARMVSSVRFSHGRTLKGRNLSEVRNSILRMTGFLES